In one window of Lampris incognitus isolate fLamInc1 chromosome 3, fLamInc1.hap2, whole genome shotgun sequence DNA:
- the gorab gene encoding RAB6-interacting golgin: protein MAGWAGFSDEELRKLQQKDQGVPAALGRGRKPTSTNRSRQQLQREKALHTAAQQKVGSELPVLPPEQQLSKPPPKTVPETAAPVAEKVQEINMNVNRVPASAEDFPPTAKELETPEVELREKTRLEQLQLEQKVMEEKNRRKKALLAKTIAEKSKQTHAEAVKLNRIQKELQTLDDMVSNDIGILRGKIEQASWDYSLARKRYEKAEAEYVTAKLDLHKKTEVKEQLTEHLCAIIQQNELRKAHKLEELMQQLQLQATEEELEKGRETEHGEEKRRSGQDKPGEVKVEKGVQENGETTLHSSQNCGPTEEGMTKCEEGTTIHQNSPPAMETKMTDRDCEVIENCVQRESLASVS, encoded by the exons ATGGCTGGATGGGCAGGTTTTTCTGACGAAGAACTAAGAAAGTTGCAGCAGAAAG ACCAAGGGGTTCCCGCGGCGTTGGGTCGTGGTCGGAAACCCACTTCAACCAACCGTAGTCGGCAGCAGTTACAGCGAGAGAAAGCGTTACACACCGCCGCTCAGCAGAAGGTTGGATCTGAGTTGCCTGTCCTTCCGCCGGAGCAGCAGCTCTCCAAGCCACCGCCGAAAACCGTCCCTGAAACTGCAGCCCCAGTAGCCGAGAAAGTCCAGGAGATAAATATGAATGTAAACCGTGTCCCCGCAAGTGCTGAGGACTTTCCACCTACCGCGAAAGAACTGGAAACACCAGAGGTGGAATT ACGTGAAAAGACACGCCTGGAGCAGCTCCAACTAGAGCAAAAAGTGATGGAAGAGAAGAATAGGCGCAAAAAAGCCTTGCTTGCAAAAACGATCGCTGAAAA GTCAAAACAGACTCATGCCGAGGCAGTAAAGCTGAACAGAATCCAGAAGGAGCTCCAAACTCTTGATGACATGGTATCTAATGATATTGGCATCCTAAGAGGCAAAATAGAACAAGCCAGCTGGGACTACAGTTTGGCCAG GAAGCGCTATGAGAAGGCAGAGGCTGAATACGTGACGGCAAAGCTGGACCTCCACAAGAAGACGGAGGTGAAGGAGCAGCTTACAGAGCATCTGTGTGCTATCATCCAGCAGAATGAGCTGCGCAAAGCCCATAAGCTGGAAGAGCTGATGCAGCAGCTGCAACTCCAGGCCACTGAAGAAGAGCTGGAgaaggggagggagacagagcatggggaagagaagaggaggagcggTCAGGATAAGCCGGGAGAAGTGAAGGTGGAAAAGGGGGTCCAGGAGAATGGGGAAACAACATTGCATTCCAGCCAAAACTGTGGTCCTACAGAAGAAGGGATGACCAAGTGTGAGGAGGGTACCACCATCCACCAAAACTCCCCCCCGGCGATGGAAACAAAGATGACTGACCGGGACTGCGAAGTGATTGAAAACTGTGTTCAAAGAGAATCCCTGGCTTCAGTGTCTTGA